The Canis lupus baileyi chromosome 11, mCanLup2.hap1, whole genome shotgun sequence genome includes a window with the following:
- the ARHGAP9 gene encoding rho GTPase-activating protein 9 isoform X4, with product MLSGRWWSSTRGNLGLGPQNPSQGSQLCALYAFTYTGADGRQVSLAEGDRFLLLRKTNSDWWLARRLGAPATSRPIFVPAAYVTEESSPSQSPTTTNPSQSLWTPGPKLHLDSREELHLPQEAPGRTQTSSKQPPPLPPKMCRSVSVTNLRPSLLKPFQEGASGRSLSQEDLLTEAGANKARPQPLMSEHPVYCNLVDLRRCPRSPPTSPACAPLQRLDSWEQHLDLNSGRCFYIHSLTGCKSWKPPRRTRLREMNPGSMEGMQTLSRDNGLLPPQAKGSEADPAPPELCGPQGSPCLRQRTSQLQPADLPSALQPSRPLPQVLDDPHEVEKSGLLNVTKIAQGGRKLRKNWSPSWVVLAGNSLMFYREPPAAAPSSLWGPAGSRPESSVDLRGAALAHGRHLSSRRNVLHIRTVPGHEFLLQSDHEAELRAWHRALRAVIERLDRENPLELRLSGSGPAELEELSGGEDDEEESEPVSKPLLRLSGRRSSGRCPEGTEQNRVRNKLKRLIAKRPPLQSLQERGLLRDQVFGCQLESLCQREGDTVPSFVRLCIAAVDKRGLDVDGIYRVSGNLAVVQKLRFLVDRERAITSDGRYVFPEQPGQEGRLDLDSAEWDDIHVVTGALKLFLRELPQPLVPPPLLPDFRAALALSESEQRISQIRELIGSMPRPNHDTLRYLLEHLCRVIAHSDKNRMTPHNLGIVFGPTLFRPEQETSDPAAHALYPGQLVQLMLTDFSSLFP from the exons ATGCTGTCAGGCCGGTGGTGGTCAAGTACCCGGGGGAACCTTGGACTGGGGCCCCAAAACCCTTCTCAGGGATCCCAGCTGTGTGCCCTCTATGCCTTCACTTACACTGGGGCAGATGGCCGACAAGTGTCCCTGGCTGAAGGGGATAGGTTTCTACTGCTTCGAAAGACCAACTCAGACTGGTGGTTGGCAAGGCGCCTGGGAGCACCCGCCACTTCTCGACCCATCTTTGTCCCAGCTGCCTACGTGACAGAGGAATCTAGCCCTTCCCAGAGCCCAACCACCACCAATCCCAGCCAATCCCTCTGGACTCCTG GGCCAAAGTTGCATCTTGACTCCAGGGAGGAGCTGCACCTGCCTCAGGAAGCCCCAGGCAGAACGCAAACAAGCTCTAAGcagcctcctcctcttccccccaaaATGTGTAGAAGTGTCAGTGTTACCAATTTGAGGCCTAGCCTCCTGAAGCCCTTCCAGGAAGGAGCAAGTGGCAGATCCCTCTCACAGGAAGACTTACTGACAGAGGCCGGTGCCAACAAG GCAAGACCCCAGCCCCTCATGTCAGAGCACCCTGTCTACTGCAACCTAGTGGACCTTCGCCGCTGCCCCCGGTCTCCCCCCACAAGCCCTGCGTGCGCCCCGCTGCAGAGGCTGGACTCCTGGGAGCAGCACTTGGACCTCAACTCCGGACGCTGCTTCTACATACATTCGCTGACTGGCTGCAAGTCCTGGAAGCCCCCACGCCGCACTCGCCTGCGGGAGATG aaccCCGGCTCCATGGAGGGGATGCAGACCCTGAGTCGGGACAATGGCCTCCTGCCACCTCAGGCAAAGGGCTCCGAAGCTGACCCAGCGCCCCCAGAACTGTGCGGCCCCCAG GGCTCACCCTGCCTCCGCCAGCGCACCTCCCAGCTCCAGCCGGCAGACCTGCCCTCAGCCTTGCAGCCCTCCCGACCTCTGCCGCAGGTCCTGGACGACCCCCAC GAGGTGGAAAAGTCTGGCCTGCTCAACGTGACCAAGATCGCCCAGGGGGGGCGAAAGCTCAG GAAGAACTGGAGCCCGTCTTGGGTGGTGTTGGCAGGTAACAGCTTGATGTTCTACCGGGAGCCGCCGGCCGCCGCGCCCTCCTCCCTCTGG GGACCAGCGGGTAGCCGACCCGAAAGCAGCGTGGACCTGCGTGGGGCAGCCCTGGCCCACGGTCGCCACCTGTCCAGCCGCCGCAACGTCCTGCAC ATCCGCACGGTCCCTGGGCACGAGTTCCTGCTGCAGTCAGACCACGAGGCCGAGCTGCGAGCCTGGCACCGCGCGCTGCGGGCGGTCATCGAGCGCCTG GACCGGGAGAACCCGCTGGAGCTGCGCCTGTCGGGGTCGGGGCCCGCGGAGCTGGAGGAGCTGAGCGGCGGGGAGGACGACGAAGAGGAGTCGGAGCCGGTGTCCAAGCCGCTACTGCGGCTCAGCGGCCGCCGGAGCTCGG GGCGCTGTCCCGAAGGCACCGAGCAGAACCGCGTGCGGAACAAGCTGAAGCGGCTCATCGCCAAGAGACCGCCCTTGCAGAGCCTGCAGGAGCGCGGCCTACTCCGCG ATCAGGTGTTCGGCTGCCAGTTGGAATCACTGTGCCAGCGGGAAGGGGACACGGTGCCCAGCTTTGTGCGGCTCTGCATTGCTGCTGTGGATAAGAGAG GTCTAGACGTGGATGGCATTTACCGGGTGAGCGGGAACCTGGCTGTGGTCCAGAAACTTCGCTTCCTGGTGGACAGAG AGCGGGCGATCACCTCCGATGGGCGGTACGTGTTCCCAGAACAGCCAGGACAAG aAGGCCGACTAGATTTGGACAGTGCTGAGTGGGATGATATTCACGTGGTCACAGGAGCCCTGAAGCTTTTTCTCAGGGAGCTACCCCAGCCTCTGGTGCCTCCACCGCTCCTGCCGGATTTTCGTGCTGCCCTTG CACTCTCCGAATCAGAACAGCGCATCTCTCAAATCCGAGAATTAATAGGCTCAATGCCCAGGCCCAACCATGACACTCTGCGGTACCTCCTGGAACATTTATGCAG GGTGATAGCACACTCAGATAAGAACCGCATGACCCCCCACAACCTGGGAATCGTATTTGGGCCTACCCTGTTTCGGCCAGAGCAAGAGACATCTGACCCAGCTGCCCATGCTCTCTACCCTGGGCAGCTAGTCCAACTCATGCTCACTGACTTCAGCAGCCTTTTCCCCTGA
- the ARHGAP9 gene encoding rho GTPase-activating protein 9 isoform X3 codes for MLSGRWWSSTRGNLGLGPQNPSQGSQLCALYAFTYTGADGRQVSLAEGDRFLLLRKTNSDWWLARRLGAPATSRPIFVPAAYVTEESSPSQSPTTTNPSQSLWTPGPKLHLDSREELHLPQEAPGRTQTSSKQPPPLPPKMCRSVSVTNLRPSLLKPFQEGASGRSLSQEDLLTEAGANKARPQPLMSEHPVYCNLVDLRRCPRSPPTSPACAPLQRLDSWEQHLDLNSGRCFYIHSLTGCKSWKPPRRTRLREMNPGSMEGMQTLSRDNGLLPPQAKGSEADPAPPELCGPQGSPCLRQRTSQLQPADLPSALQPSRPLPQVLDDPHEVEKSGLLNVTKIAQGGRKLRKNWSPSWVVLAGNSLMFYREPPAAAPSSLWGPAGSRPESSVDLRGAALAHGRHLSSRRNVLHIRTVPGHEFLLQSDHEAELRAWHRALRAVIERLDRENPLELRLSGSGPAELEELSGGEDDEEESEPVSKPLLRLSGRRSSGRCPEGTEQNRVRNKLKRLIAKRPPLQSLQERGLLRGLDVDGIYRVSGNLAVVQKLRFLVDRERAITSDGRYVFPEQPGQEGRLDLDSAEWDDIHVVTGALKLFLRELPQPLVPPPLLPDFRAALALSESEQRISQIRELIGSMPRPNHDTLRYLLEHLCRVIAHSDKNRMTPHNLGIVFGPTLFRPEQETSDPAAHALYPGQLVQLMLTDFSSLFP; via the exons ATGCTGTCAGGCCGGTGGTGGTCAAGTACCCGGGGGAACCTTGGACTGGGGCCCCAAAACCCTTCTCAGGGATCCCAGCTGTGTGCCCTCTATGCCTTCACTTACACTGGGGCAGATGGCCGACAAGTGTCCCTGGCTGAAGGGGATAGGTTTCTACTGCTTCGAAAGACCAACTCAGACTGGTGGTTGGCAAGGCGCCTGGGAGCACCCGCCACTTCTCGACCCATCTTTGTCCCAGCTGCCTACGTGACAGAGGAATCTAGCCCTTCCCAGAGCCCAACCACCACCAATCCCAGCCAATCCCTCTGGACTCCTG GGCCAAAGTTGCATCTTGACTCCAGGGAGGAGCTGCACCTGCCTCAGGAAGCCCCAGGCAGAACGCAAACAAGCTCTAAGcagcctcctcctcttccccccaaaATGTGTAGAAGTGTCAGTGTTACCAATTTGAGGCCTAGCCTCCTGAAGCCCTTCCAGGAAGGAGCAAGTGGCAGATCCCTCTCACAGGAAGACTTACTGACAGAGGCCGGTGCCAACAAG GCAAGACCCCAGCCCCTCATGTCAGAGCACCCTGTCTACTGCAACCTAGTGGACCTTCGCCGCTGCCCCCGGTCTCCCCCCACAAGCCCTGCGTGCGCCCCGCTGCAGAGGCTGGACTCCTGGGAGCAGCACTTGGACCTCAACTCCGGACGCTGCTTCTACATACATTCGCTGACTGGCTGCAAGTCCTGGAAGCCCCCACGCCGCACTCGCCTGCGGGAGATG aaccCCGGCTCCATGGAGGGGATGCAGACCCTGAGTCGGGACAATGGCCTCCTGCCACCTCAGGCAAAGGGCTCCGAAGCTGACCCAGCGCCCCCAGAACTGTGCGGCCCCCAG GGCTCACCCTGCCTCCGCCAGCGCACCTCCCAGCTCCAGCCGGCAGACCTGCCCTCAGCCTTGCAGCCCTCCCGACCTCTGCCGCAGGTCCTGGACGACCCCCAC GAGGTGGAAAAGTCTGGCCTGCTCAACGTGACCAAGATCGCCCAGGGGGGGCGAAAGCTCAG GAAGAACTGGAGCCCGTCTTGGGTGGTGTTGGCAGGTAACAGCTTGATGTTCTACCGGGAGCCGCCGGCCGCCGCGCCCTCCTCCCTCTGG GGACCAGCGGGTAGCCGACCCGAAAGCAGCGTGGACCTGCGTGGGGCAGCCCTGGCCCACGGTCGCCACCTGTCCAGCCGCCGCAACGTCCTGCAC ATCCGCACGGTCCCTGGGCACGAGTTCCTGCTGCAGTCAGACCACGAGGCCGAGCTGCGAGCCTGGCACCGCGCGCTGCGGGCGGTCATCGAGCGCCTG GACCGGGAGAACCCGCTGGAGCTGCGCCTGTCGGGGTCGGGGCCCGCGGAGCTGGAGGAGCTGAGCGGCGGGGAGGACGACGAAGAGGAGTCGGAGCCGGTGTCCAAGCCGCTACTGCGGCTCAGCGGCCGCCGGAGCTCGG GGCGCTGTCCCGAAGGCACCGAGCAGAACCGCGTGCGGAACAAGCTGAAGCGGCTCATCGCCAAGAGACCGCCCTTGCAGAGCCTGCAGGAGCGCGGCCTACTCCGCG GTCTAGACGTGGATGGCATTTACCGGGTGAGCGGGAACCTGGCTGTGGTCCAGAAACTTCGCTTCCTGGTGGACAGAG AGCGGGCGATCACCTCCGATGGGCGGTACGTGTTCCCAGAACAGCCAGGACAAG aAGGCCGACTAGATTTGGACAGTGCTGAGTGGGATGATATTCACGTGGTCACAGGAGCCCTGAAGCTTTTTCTCAGGGAGCTACCCCAGCCTCTGGTGCCTCCACCGCTCCTGCCGGATTTTCGTGCTGCCCTTG CACTCTCCGAATCAGAACAGCGCATCTCTCAAATCCGAGAATTAATAGGCTCAATGCCCAGGCCCAACCATGACACTCTGCGGTACCTCCTGGAACATTTATGCAG GGTGATAGCACACTCAGATAAGAACCGCATGACCCCCCACAACCTGGGAATCGTATTTGGGCCTACCCTGTTTCGGCCAGAGCAAGAGACATCTGACCCAGCTGCCCATGCTCTCTACCCTGGGCAGCTAGTCCAACTCATGCTCACTGACTTCAGCAGCCTTTTCCCCTGA
- the ARHGAP9 gene encoding rho GTPase-activating protein 9 isoform X2: MLSGRWWSSTRGNLGLGPQNPSQGSQLCALYAFTYTGADGRQVSLAEGDRFLLLRKTNSDWWLARRLGAPATSRPIFVPAAYVTEESSPSQSPTTTNPSQSLWTPGPKLHLDSREELHLPQEAPGRTQTSSKQPPPLPPKMCRSVSVTNLRPSLLKPFQEGASGRSLSQEDLLTEAGANKARPQPLMSEHPVYCNLVDLRRCPRSPPTSPACAPLQRLDSWEQHLDLNSGRCFYIHSLTGCKSWKPPRRTRLREMNPGSMEGMQTLSRDNGLLPPQAKGSEADPAPPELCGPQGSPCLRQRTSQLQPADLPSALQPSRPLPQEVEKSGLLNVTKIAQGGRKLRKNWSPSWVVLAGNSLMFYREPPAAAPSSLWGPAGSRPESSVDLRGAALAHGRHLSSRRNVLHIRTVPGHEFLLQSDHEAELRAWHRALRAVIERLDRENPLELRLSGSGPAELEELSGGEDDEEESEPVSKPLLRLSGRRSSGRCPEGTEQNRVRNKLKRLIAKRPPLQSLQERGLLRDQVFGCQLESLCQREGDTVPSFVRLCIAAVDKRGLDVDGIYRVSGNLAVVQKLRFLVDRERAITSDGRYVFPEQPGQEGRLDLDSAEWDDIHVVTGALKLFLRELPQPLVPPPLLPDFRAALALSESEQRISQIRELIGSMPRPNHDTLRYLLEHLCRVIAHSDKNRMTPHNLGIVFGPTLFRPEQETSDPAAHALYPGQLVQLMLTDFSSLFP, from the exons ATGCTGTCAGGCCGGTGGTGGTCAAGTACCCGGGGGAACCTTGGACTGGGGCCCCAAAACCCTTCTCAGGGATCCCAGCTGTGTGCCCTCTATGCCTTCACTTACACTGGGGCAGATGGCCGACAAGTGTCCCTGGCTGAAGGGGATAGGTTTCTACTGCTTCGAAAGACCAACTCAGACTGGTGGTTGGCAAGGCGCCTGGGAGCACCCGCCACTTCTCGACCCATCTTTGTCCCAGCTGCCTACGTGACAGAGGAATCTAGCCCTTCCCAGAGCCCAACCACCACCAATCCCAGCCAATCCCTCTGGACTCCTG GGCCAAAGTTGCATCTTGACTCCAGGGAGGAGCTGCACCTGCCTCAGGAAGCCCCAGGCAGAACGCAAACAAGCTCTAAGcagcctcctcctcttccccccaaaATGTGTAGAAGTGTCAGTGTTACCAATTTGAGGCCTAGCCTCCTGAAGCCCTTCCAGGAAGGAGCAAGTGGCAGATCCCTCTCACAGGAAGACTTACTGACAGAGGCCGGTGCCAACAAG GCAAGACCCCAGCCCCTCATGTCAGAGCACCCTGTCTACTGCAACCTAGTGGACCTTCGCCGCTGCCCCCGGTCTCCCCCCACAAGCCCTGCGTGCGCCCCGCTGCAGAGGCTGGACTCCTGGGAGCAGCACTTGGACCTCAACTCCGGACGCTGCTTCTACATACATTCGCTGACTGGCTGCAAGTCCTGGAAGCCCCCACGCCGCACTCGCCTGCGGGAGATG aaccCCGGCTCCATGGAGGGGATGCAGACCCTGAGTCGGGACAATGGCCTCCTGCCACCTCAGGCAAAGGGCTCCGAAGCTGACCCAGCGCCCCCAGAACTGTGCGGCCCCCAG GGCTCACCCTGCCTCCGCCAGCGCACCTCCCAGCTCCAGCCGGCAGACCTGCCCTCAGCCTTGCAGCCCTCCCGACCTCTGCCGCAG GAGGTGGAAAAGTCTGGCCTGCTCAACGTGACCAAGATCGCCCAGGGGGGGCGAAAGCTCAG GAAGAACTGGAGCCCGTCTTGGGTGGTGTTGGCAGGTAACAGCTTGATGTTCTACCGGGAGCCGCCGGCCGCCGCGCCCTCCTCCCTCTGG GGACCAGCGGGTAGCCGACCCGAAAGCAGCGTGGACCTGCGTGGGGCAGCCCTGGCCCACGGTCGCCACCTGTCCAGCCGCCGCAACGTCCTGCAC ATCCGCACGGTCCCTGGGCACGAGTTCCTGCTGCAGTCAGACCACGAGGCCGAGCTGCGAGCCTGGCACCGCGCGCTGCGGGCGGTCATCGAGCGCCTG GACCGGGAGAACCCGCTGGAGCTGCGCCTGTCGGGGTCGGGGCCCGCGGAGCTGGAGGAGCTGAGCGGCGGGGAGGACGACGAAGAGGAGTCGGAGCCGGTGTCCAAGCCGCTACTGCGGCTCAGCGGCCGCCGGAGCTCGG GGCGCTGTCCCGAAGGCACCGAGCAGAACCGCGTGCGGAACAAGCTGAAGCGGCTCATCGCCAAGAGACCGCCCTTGCAGAGCCTGCAGGAGCGCGGCCTACTCCGCG ATCAGGTGTTCGGCTGCCAGTTGGAATCACTGTGCCAGCGGGAAGGGGACACGGTGCCCAGCTTTGTGCGGCTCTGCATTGCTGCTGTGGATAAGAGAG GTCTAGACGTGGATGGCATTTACCGGGTGAGCGGGAACCTGGCTGTGGTCCAGAAACTTCGCTTCCTGGTGGACAGAG AGCGGGCGATCACCTCCGATGGGCGGTACGTGTTCCCAGAACAGCCAGGACAAG aAGGCCGACTAGATTTGGACAGTGCTGAGTGGGATGATATTCACGTGGTCACAGGAGCCCTGAAGCTTTTTCTCAGGGAGCTACCCCAGCCTCTGGTGCCTCCACCGCTCCTGCCGGATTTTCGTGCTGCCCTTG CACTCTCCGAATCAGAACAGCGCATCTCTCAAATCCGAGAATTAATAGGCTCAATGCCCAGGCCCAACCATGACACTCTGCGGTACCTCCTGGAACATTTATGCAG GGTGATAGCACACTCAGATAAGAACCGCATGACCCCCCACAACCTGGGAATCGTATTTGGGCCTACCCTGTTTCGGCCAGAGCAAGAGACATCTGACCCAGCTGCCCATGCTCTCTACCCTGGGCAGCTAGTCCAACTCATGCTCACTGACTTCAGCAGCCTTTTCCCCTGA
- the ARHGAP9 gene encoding rho GTPase-activating protein 9 isoform X5: MSEHPVYCNLVDLRRCPRSPPTSPACAPLQRLDSWEQHLDLNSGRCFYIHSLTGCKSWKPPRRTRLREMNPGSMEGMQTLSRDNGLLPPQAKGSEADPAPPELCGPQGSPCLRQRTSQLQPADLPSALQPSRPLPQVLDDPHEVEKSGLLNVTKIAQGGRKLRKNWSPSWVVLAGNSLMFYREPPAAAPSSLWGPAGSRPESSVDLRGAALAHGRHLSSRRNVLHIRTVPGHEFLLQSDHEAELRAWHRALRAVIERLDRENPLELRLSGSGPAELEELSGGEDDEEESEPVSKPLLRLSGRRSSGRCPEGTEQNRVRNKLKRLIAKRPPLQSLQERGLLRDQVFGCQLESLCQREGDTVPSFVRLCIAAVDKRGLDVDGIYRVSGNLAVVQKLRFLVDRERAITSDGRYVFPEQPGQEGRLDLDSAEWDDIHVVTGALKLFLRELPQPLVPPPLLPDFRAALALSESEQRISQIRELIGSMPRPNHDTLRYLLEHLCRVIAHSDKNRMTPHNLGIVFGPTLFRPEQETSDPAAHALYPGQLVQLMLTDFSSLFP; the protein is encoded by the exons ATGTCAGAGCACCCTGTCTACTGCAACCTAGTGGACCTTCGCCGCTGCCCCCGGTCTCCCCCCACAAGCCCTGCGTGCGCCCCGCTGCAGAGGCTGGACTCCTGGGAGCAGCACTTGGACCTCAACTCCGGACGCTGCTTCTACATACATTCGCTGACTGGCTGCAAGTCCTGGAAGCCCCCACGCCGCACTCGCCTGCGGGAGATG aaccCCGGCTCCATGGAGGGGATGCAGACCCTGAGTCGGGACAATGGCCTCCTGCCACCTCAGGCAAAGGGCTCCGAAGCTGACCCAGCGCCCCCAGAACTGTGCGGCCCCCAG GGCTCACCCTGCCTCCGCCAGCGCACCTCCCAGCTCCAGCCGGCAGACCTGCCCTCAGCCTTGCAGCCCTCCCGACCTCTGCCGCAGGTCCTGGACGACCCCCAC GAGGTGGAAAAGTCTGGCCTGCTCAACGTGACCAAGATCGCCCAGGGGGGGCGAAAGCTCAG GAAGAACTGGAGCCCGTCTTGGGTGGTGTTGGCAGGTAACAGCTTGATGTTCTACCGGGAGCCGCCGGCCGCCGCGCCCTCCTCCCTCTGG GGACCAGCGGGTAGCCGACCCGAAAGCAGCGTGGACCTGCGTGGGGCAGCCCTGGCCCACGGTCGCCACCTGTCCAGCCGCCGCAACGTCCTGCAC ATCCGCACGGTCCCTGGGCACGAGTTCCTGCTGCAGTCAGACCACGAGGCCGAGCTGCGAGCCTGGCACCGCGCGCTGCGGGCGGTCATCGAGCGCCTG GACCGGGAGAACCCGCTGGAGCTGCGCCTGTCGGGGTCGGGGCCCGCGGAGCTGGAGGAGCTGAGCGGCGGGGAGGACGACGAAGAGGAGTCGGAGCCGGTGTCCAAGCCGCTACTGCGGCTCAGCGGCCGCCGGAGCTCGG GGCGCTGTCCCGAAGGCACCGAGCAGAACCGCGTGCGGAACAAGCTGAAGCGGCTCATCGCCAAGAGACCGCCCTTGCAGAGCCTGCAGGAGCGCGGCCTACTCCGCG ATCAGGTGTTCGGCTGCCAGTTGGAATCACTGTGCCAGCGGGAAGGGGACACGGTGCCCAGCTTTGTGCGGCTCTGCATTGCTGCTGTGGATAAGAGAG GTCTAGACGTGGATGGCATTTACCGGGTGAGCGGGAACCTGGCTGTGGTCCAGAAACTTCGCTTCCTGGTGGACAGAG AGCGGGCGATCACCTCCGATGGGCGGTACGTGTTCCCAGAACAGCCAGGACAAG aAGGCCGACTAGATTTGGACAGTGCTGAGTGGGATGATATTCACGTGGTCACAGGAGCCCTGAAGCTTTTTCTCAGGGAGCTACCCCAGCCTCTGGTGCCTCCACCGCTCCTGCCGGATTTTCGTGCTGCCCTTG CACTCTCCGAATCAGAACAGCGCATCTCTCAAATCCGAGAATTAATAGGCTCAATGCCCAGGCCCAACCATGACACTCTGCGGTACCTCCTGGAACATTTATGCAG GGTGATAGCACACTCAGATAAGAACCGCATGACCCCCCACAACCTGGGAATCGTATTTGGGCCTACCCTGTTTCGGCCAGAGCAAGAGACATCTGACCCAGCTGCCCATGCTCTCTACCCTGGGCAGCTAGTCCAACTCATGCTCACTGACTTCAGCAGCCTTTTCCCCTGA
- the ARHGAP9 gene encoding rho GTPase-activating protein 9 isoform X1: MLSGRWWSSTRGNLGLGPQNPSQGSQLCALYAFTYTGADGRQVSLAEGDRFLLLRKTNSDWWLARRLGAPATSRPIFVPAAYVTEESSPSQSPTTTNPSQSLWTPGPKLHLDSREELHLPQEAPGRTQTSSKQPPPLPPKMCRSVSVTNLRPSLLKPFQEGASGRSLSQEDLLTEAGANKARPQPLMSEHPVYCNLVDLRRCPRSPPTSPACAPLQRLDSWEQHLDLNSGRCFYIHSLTGCKSWKPPRRTRLREMNPGSMEGMQTLSRDNGLLPPQAKGSEADPAPPELCGPQGSPCLRQRTSQLQPADLPSALQPSRPLPQVLDDPHEVEKSGLLNVTKIAQGGRKLRKNWSPSWVVLAGNSLMFYREPPAAAPSSLWGPAGSRPESSVDLRGAALAHGRHLSSRRNVLHIRTVPGHEFLLQSDHEAELRAWHRALRAVIERLDRENPLELRLSGSGPAELEELSGGEDDEEESEPVSKPLLRLSGRRSSGRCPEGTEQNRVRNKLKRLIAKRPPLQSLQERGLLRDQVFGCQLESLCQREGDTVPSFVRLCIAAVDKRGLDVDGIYRVSGNLAVVQKLRFLVDRERAITSDGRYVFPEQPGQGRLDLDSAEWDDIHVVTGALKLFLRELPQPLVPPPLLPDFRAALALSESEQRISQIRELIGSMPRPNHDTLRYLLEHLCRVIAHSDKNRMTPHNLGIVFGPTLFRPEQETSDPAAHALYPGQLVQLMLTDFSSLFP; the protein is encoded by the exons ATGCTGTCAGGCCGGTGGTGGTCAAGTACCCGGGGGAACCTTGGACTGGGGCCCCAAAACCCTTCTCAGGGATCCCAGCTGTGTGCCCTCTATGCCTTCACTTACACTGGGGCAGATGGCCGACAAGTGTCCCTGGCTGAAGGGGATAGGTTTCTACTGCTTCGAAAGACCAACTCAGACTGGTGGTTGGCAAGGCGCCTGGGAGCACCCGCCACTTCTCGACCCATCTTTGTCCCAGCTGCCTACGTGACAGAGGAATCTAGCCCTTCCCAGAGCCCAACCACCACCAATCCCAGCCAATCCCTCTGGACTCCTG GGCCAAAGTTGCATCTTGACTCCAGGGAGGAGCTGCACCTGCCTCAGGAAGCCCCAGGCAGAACGCAAACAAGCTCTAAGcagcctcctcctcttccccccaaaATGTGTAGAAGTGTCAGTGTTACCAATTTGAGGCCTAGCCTCCTGAAGCCCTTCCAGGAAGGAGCAAGTGGCAGATCCCTCTCACAGGAAGACTTACTGACAGAGGCCGGTGCCAACAAG GCAAGACCCCAGCCCCTCATGTCAGAGCACCCTGTCTACTGCAACCTAGTGGACCTTCGCCGCTGCCCCCGGTCTCCCCCCACAAGCCCTGCGTGCGCCCCGCTGCAGAGGCTGGACTCCTGGGAGCAGCACTTGGACCTCAACTCCGGACGCTGCTTCTACATACATTCGCTGACTGGCTGCAAGTCCTGGAAGCCCCCACGCCGCACTCGCCTGCGGGAGATG aaccCCGGCTCCATGGAGGGGATGCAGACCCTGAGTCGGGACAATGGCCTCCTGCCACCTCAGGCAAAGGGCTCCGAAGCTGACCCAGCGCCCCCAGAACTGTGCGGCCCCCAG GGCTCACCCTGCCTCCGCCAGCGCACCTCCCAGCTCCAGCCGGCAGACCTGCCCTCAGCCTTGCAGCCCTCCCGACCTCTGCCGCAGGTCCTGGACGACCCCCAC GAGGTGGAAAAGTCTGGCCTGCTCAACGTGACCAAGATCGCCCAGGGGGGGCGAAAGCTCAG GAAGAACTGGAGCCCGTCTTGGGTGGTGTTGGCAGGTAACAGCTTGATGTTCTACCGGGAGCCGCCGGCCGCCGCGCCCTCCTCCCTCTGG GGACCAGCGGGTAGCCGACCCGAAAGCAGCGTGGACCTGCGTGGGGCAGCCCTGGCCCACGGTCGCCACCTGTCCAGCCGCCGCAACGTCCTGCAC ATCCGCACGGTCCCTGGGCACGAGTTCCTGCTGCAGTCAGACCACGAGGCCGAGCTGCGAGCCTGGCACCGCGCGCTGCGGGCGGTCATCGAGCGCCTG GACCGGGAGAACCCGCTGGAGCTGCGCCTGTCGGGGTCGGGGCCCGCGGAGCTGGAGGAGCTGAGCGGCGGGGAGGACGACGAAGAGGAGTCGGAGCCGGTGTCCAAGCCGCTACTGCGGCTCAGCGGCCGCCGGAGCTCGG GGCGCTGTCCCGAAGGCACCGAGCAGAACCGCGTGCGGAACAAGCTGAAGCGGCTCATCGCCAAGAGACCGCCCTTGCAGAGCCTGCAGGAGCGCGGCCTACTCCGCG ATCAGGTGTTCGGCTGCCAGTTGGAATCACTGTGCCAGCGGGAAGGGGACACGGTGCCCAGCTTTGTGCGGCTCTGCATTGCTGCTGTGGATAAGAGAG GTCTAGACGTGGATGGCATTTACCGGGTGAGCGGGAACCTGGCTGTGGTCCAGAAACTTCGCTTCCTGGTGGACAGAG AGCGGGCGATCACCTCCGATGGGCGGTACGTGTTCCCAGAACAGCCAGGACAAG GCCGACTAGATTTGGACAGTGCTGAGTGGGATGATATTCACGTGGTCACAGGAGCCCTGAAGCTTTTTCTCAGGGAGCTACCCCAGCCTCTGGTGCCTCCACCGCTCCTGCCGGATTTTCGTGCTGCCCTTG CACTCTCCGAATCAGAACAGCGCATCTCTCAAATCCGAGAATTAATAGGCTCAATGCCCAGGCCCAACCATGACACTCTGCGGTACCTCCTGGAACATTTATGCAG GGTGATAGCACACTCAGATAAGAACCGCATGACCCCCCACAACCTGGGAATCGTATTTGGGCCTACCCTGTTTCGGCCAGAGCAAGAGACATCTGACCCAGCTGCCCATGCTCTCTACCCTGGGCAGCTAGTCCAACTCATGCTCACTGACTTCAGCAGCCTTTTCCCCTGA